One [Clostridium] saccharolyticum WM1 DNA segment encodes these proteins:
- a CDS encoding HPr family phosphocarrier protein, with translation MLSKTLTVVNPSGLHLRPAGVLSQTAMKFKSDVIIEYGEKRIVAKSVLNVMAAGIKCGTEIKLICDGEDEAAAMKTMTEAIESGLGEM, from the coding sequence ATGTTATCAAAAACACTGACCGTAGTAAATCCATCCGGACTTCATTTAAGACCAGCAGGGGTGCTGTCTCAAACAGCTATGAAATTTAAATCTGATGTTATCATCGAATATGGAGAGAAAAGAATCGTGGCAAAGAGCGTATTAAACGTTATGGCAGCCGGAATTAAATGCGGAACAGAAATCAAACTGATCTGTGACGGCGAAGACGAGGCAGCTGCAATGAAGACCATGACAGAAGCCATCGAAAGCGGTCTTGGTGAGATGTAA